TTTCACCTCGCCGCGCTCTCCTCGCGCCCGATGCACGAGGAGGACCCCGCTCGCGGCGCGCGCGTCAACGTCGAGGGGTTCATCAACACGGTCGAGCAGGTGCGCGACCACGGCTGTGAGACGGTCGTCTACGCCTCCACCTCCTCCATCTACGGCGACCAGACGGAGCCGTCACACGAGTCGATGGACGTGGAAGCCCGCACCGGCTACGAGGCCTCGAAGCTCGCACGCGAACGCTACGGCGAGTACTACTCCAACTTCCACGACATGAGCATGGCCGGGATGCGCTTTTTCGCGGTCTACGAGGGCTTTTCCGGCGCGGAAGAGCACAAAGGCGAGTTCGCGAACCTCATCACGCAGTTCGCCCACCGGCTCGCAAACGGGGAGCGCCCGGACATCTGGGGCGACGGCACCCAGACCCGCGATTTCACCCACGTCGACGACATCGCGCGCGGACTCGAACTCGCGGCCGACCACGAACTCGACGGCGTCTACAACCTCGGCACCGGGCAGTCGTACTCGCTGAACGAGCTGGTCGACCGGCTCAACGACGTGCTCGGCACCGACATCGAGCCGATTCACTCCGAGAACACCATGACGAACTACGTCCACGACACGCTCGCGGACGTGTCGAAGATGAAGGAGGCCACCGGCTGGGAGCCACAGATCGACTTCGAGGAGGGGCTTCGCCGCGTCTGCGCGCCGTATCTCGACGACGAATAGCCACGACTTTTCTCACTCGCCCGTCGAGTCGGGGTATGAACGTCCGTATCATCGGTGTGCCGATGGACCTGGGAGCCGACCGCCGTGGCGTCGACATGGGACCGTCGGCGATTCGCTACGCCGGTCTCTCGGATGCGCTCGCCGACGCCGGCCACGAGTGCGTCGAACTCGGCGACGTGAGCGTCCCCCGGCCGGAGAATCTCGACGCCCCGAGCGGTCGGGCGAAGTATCTCGCCGAGACGGAGACGGTGTGTCTCGGCCTCGCCACGCAGGTCGAGGCGACCATCGACGCCGGCGGGTTCCCGCTCGTGCTCGGGGGCGACCACTCGATTGCCATCGGCACCGCTGGTGGCGCGGCGACACAGGGCGACACCGGCGTCGTCTGGTTCGACGCCCACGGCGATTTCAACACGCCCGACACGACACCCTCGGGCAACGTCCACGGGATGTCGGTCGCGGCTCTTCTCGGTCGGGGCGAGTTCGCCGACAGCGACTGGGCACACGCGCCGAACATCGACCCGTCGAACGTCGCGATGGTCGGGATTCGCTCGCTGGACGACGCCGAGCGCGCGGCGCTGCGCGACAGCGAGGTGACGGTGTTCACCATGTCGGATATCGACGAGCGCGGACTGCCGGTCGTGACGGAGGAAGCACTCGCCGTCGCCGGACAGGCGGACGGGATGCATATCTCGCTCGACATGGACTTCCTCGCGCCCGCGGAGGCACCGGGCGTCGGGACGCCCGTCCGGGGCGGTGTCACCTACCGCGAGGCCCACGCCGCGATGGAGGCCGTCGCCGACCGACTCGACAGCGTGCGCTCGATGGAGGTCGTCGAGGTGAACCCGATTTTGGATTCACACAACAAGACGGCGGAGCTGGCCGTCGAACTCATCGCCTCGGCGCTTGGCAAACGGATTCTCTAAGCCGGCTCGTAGCCCGCGTCCGCAATCGCCGTTCGGACGGCAGCGAGGTCCGGGTCGCCCTCGATTTCGAGCGTCTCCGTGGTCTCGTCTGCGCGTGCACTAGCCACGCCCTCGACTGCCGTGACGGCGTCCTCGACCGTCTGCTCGCAGTGGTCACAGCTCATCCCGTCGACGGTGAGTGTCTTCGTCATGAGCGAGCGTAGTCGGTCGCGAGGCTTGAATCTGCGCCCAACAGTTTTGCCGGTCGCACCCTCAGAGGTGGTATGCTCTCACTCGGGCGACGCGAACTGGTGGTGGGTGTGGTCGGCGTGTTCGCGCTCCCGCCCGTCGCCCTGCTCGCGGCGTCGGCACTCAACGTCTCCTTGTCCGGCGGCGTGGTGGCCGCCATCATCGGCGCGCCGCTGTTCGTCATCGCTGCCGGGCTCGCGTATCTCGCTAGAGAAGTCGCCTCGCAGGCTGACGAACCCGCACTCGTCGACGAGCAGCTCGGTGACGCCCTCGACATGACGAGCGAGGAGTACCGAGAGCTGACCGAAGAGAAGTAGCTACTCCTCCGTCACGTCGACGCTCGCGACCCAGTCGCCCTCGTCGAGTCGCATCACGGTGACGCCCATCGTGTTTCTCCCCTGCCGGGAGAGTTCGTCCACGGTGGTTCGCATAATCTGGCCGGATTCGCTCATGATGACGAGCCCGTCCGTCTCCTCGACGGCCGACAGCGAACAGGCCTCGCCGTTGCGCTCGTTCGTCTTGATGTCGACGAGTCCCTTCCCGTAGCGGGACTGGCTGCGGTACTCGGACAGCGAGGTCCGCTTCCCGTAGCCGTTGCGCGTCACGGTCAACAGGTCGCGGTCGTCGTCCTTTCTGGCGGTGACGAGACCGGCGACCCGGTCGTCGCCTTCGAGCTTGATACCGTTGACACCGCGGGCGGACCGCCCCATCGACCGGGCCTCCGTCTCGTCGAACCGAATCGTCATCCCCTGGCGAGTACCGATGACGATGTCCATCTCGCCGTCGGTCACCTCCACGTCGACGAGTCGGTCACCCGCTTCGAGTCGGGTGGCGCGAATTCCGCCGGAGTGGACGTTCTCGAACGCCGAGAGTTCGGTCCGCTTCACGTAGCCGTCTTCGGTCGCCATCGCCAGATACCCCTCCTCGTCTTCCACGTCGTCCACGTCGACGACCGCGGTGACCTCCTCGTCGGAGTCGAGGTCGATGACGTTCACGACGTTCGTCCCGCGGGCCGTGCGGGACATCTCGGGAATCTCGTAGGTTTTGAGCCGGTACACCTGCCCGCGATTCGTGAACACGAGCAGGTAGTCGTGAGTGTTCGCCTGGAAGACGGCGGAGACGCGGTCGCCTTCCTTCGGCCGGACGCCGATGATACCCTTCCCGCCGCGGTTCTGCGGGCTGAACTCCGCGATGGGCATCCGCTTGATGTAATCCTCCTCGGTGAGGACGACGACGGTGTCCTCCTCGGGGATGAGGTCCTCGCGGGTGACGGAGCCGGTGTCCTCGACGATGGACGTGCGGCGGTCGTCGCCGTACGTCTCGCGCATGTCGCGGAGTTCGTCTTTGATGACGCCGAGCAGTTCGCTCTCGTCGCCCAGAATCGTCTCCAGTCGCTCGATGGTCGCCTGCACATCCGCGTACTCGCTTTCGACCTCGCCGACCTCCATCGAAGTGAGCGAACCGAGCTGCATCCGGACGATGTGGGCCGCCTGCTCCGTCGAGAGCCCGAACTCCTCGCGCAGGCCGGCCTTCGCGTCGTCGCGGTCGTCGCTGTTCCGGATGAGGTCGACGACGGCCTCGGCGTTTTCGAGCGCCTGAAGCCGGCCTTCCAGGATGTGGGCGCGGTCTTGTGCCTCGTCGAGCCGGTACTGCGAGCGCCGGCGCACGACCTCGCGCCGGTGGTCGACGTACTGTTCGAGCAGCTGTTTCAGGTTCAGGACGCGCGGCTGGTCGTCGACGAGCGCAAGCGACAACACCGAGAAGGTGCGTTCGAGGTGTGATTCCAGCAGCTGATTCTTGACGACCTCGGTGTTCGTACCGCGCTTCAGGTCGATGACGACCCGCACGCCGTTGCGGTCGGACTCGTCGCGGATATCCGCGATGCCCTCGATTTTCCCCTCGTTCACGTCGTCGGCGATGCGCTCGATGCGCCGCGCCTTGTTCTCCTGATACGGGAGTTCGGTGACGACGATGCGGTCGCCGCCGCTGTCGCGTTCCTCGGTGTCGATTTCGGCACGAACCCGGAGTTTGCCGCGGCCGGACTCGTACGCCTCGTGAATCCCCTGTCGACCGACGATGTTCGCGCCGGTCGGGAAATCCGGCCCCTTGACGTACCCCTCGCCGTCGGGACCGACGATGAGGTCAGACACCGAGCAGTCGGGGTTGTCGATGAGGTGGATGGTCGCGTCCACGACCTCGCGCAGATTGTGCGGCGGAATGTTCGTCGACATCCCGACCGCGATGCCGGAGGCTCCGTTCAGGAGGAGGTTCGGCACCTTCGCCGGGAGCACGTCCGGTTCGGTGAGCCGGTCGTCGTAGTTGGCCGTGAAGTCGACGGTGTCCTCCTCGATGTCGGCGAGCAGTTCCTCGGCCAGCGAGTCCATGCGCGCCTCCGTATACCGCATCGCTGCCGGCGGGTCGCCGTCGACGGAGCCGAAGTTCCCCTGCCCGTCGACGAGCGGGTAGCGCAGGGAGAAGTCCTGTGCCATCCGGGCGAGCGCATCGTAGATGGACTGGTCGCCGTGTGGATGGTAGTTCCCCATCACCTCGCCGACCACGTTGGAGGATTTCCGGTGGCCGCTGTTGGAGGTGACGCCCATGTCGTGCATGGAGTAGAGGATGCGCCGCTGGACGGGCTTGAGTCCGTCGCGGGCGTCCGGGAGCGCGCGCCCGACGATGACGGACATCGCGTAGTCGATGTAGCTCTGTTCCATCTCGTCGTCGATGCGGACGTTCCGCACCTCGCGCGCGATGTTCGCGTCGAGCGTCGGGTCGGTGTCGTCGGTGCTCATATATCCACCCACTCCGCGTCGTCGGCGTGCTCCTTGATGAACTGTTTGCGGGGAGCCACGGCATCACCCATCAACACGGAGAACATCTTGTCCGCGGCGGCAGCGTCCTCGACGGTGATGCGCTTGAGGATGCGCGTCTCCGGATTCATCGTCGTCTCCCACAGCTGTTTGGGGTTCATCTCGCCGAGTCCCTTGAACCGCTGGACCTGGTCGGGCGAGCCGTCACACACATCTTCGACGATCTCTTCGCGTTCCTGTTCGGTCATGGCGTCGTACGTCTCACCCTTGTAGCGGATGCGGTACAGCGGCGGCTGAGCCGCGTAGACGTAGCCGTTCTCGATGATCTCCGGCATCTGCCGGTAGAGGAAGGTGAGATACAGCGTCCGGATGTGTGCACCGTCCACGTCGGCGTCGGTCATCAGGATGATCTTCTGATACCGGGCCTCCTCCACGTCGAACTCGTCGCCGACGCCGGTACCGAGCGCGGTGATGAGGTCCCGAATCTTCTCGTTTTCGAGCACGCGGTCGAGCCGGTGTTTCTCGGCGTTGAGAATCTTCCCGAACAGCGGGAGAATCGCCTGAAACTCCGGATTGCGCGCCTGCTTTGCACTCCCGCCCGCGGAGTCACCCTCGACGATGAACAGCTCGGCCTCCTCGGGGTCGCGGGTCTGACAGTCCGCGAGCTTGCCGGGGAGGGAACTGGAGCCGAGTGCGGATTTCCGGCGCGTGAGTTCTTCGGCCTTCTTGGCGGCGAGTCGAGCCTTCGCAGCCTCGACCGCCTTCCCGACGATTGCCTCGGCGGTGTCGGGGTGCTCTTCGAGGTACGCCGTGAACTGCTCGTGCATCAGGCCCTCGACGATACCCCGGACCTCGGAGTTGCCGAGCTTCGTCTTGGTCTGGCCCTCGAACTGCGGGTCCGGATGCTTAATCGAGAGCACGCCGGTCAGTCCCTCGCGGATGTCCTCGCCCTTGAGGTTGCCGTCGAGGTCGCTACCCATCCCGTGTTCGTCGGCGTAGTCGTTGACGACGCGGGTGAGGGCGGTCTTGAACCCGGTCATGTGGGTGCCGCCCTCGCGGGTGTTGATGTTGTTGGCGAACGCGTGAATCGACCCCTGGACGCCGTCGGTCGCCTGGAGCGCAACCTCGACCTGGATTCCCTCCTCCTCGCCGTCGAGGTAGACGATGTCGTCGTGTAGGGGGGTGCGCGTCTCGTTGAGATACTCGACGAACTCGCGGATGCCGCCGTCGTACTGGAACCGCACGTCGGTGTCGTCGCGCTCGTCGACGAGCGCGATTTCGACGCCCGGATTCAGGAAGGCGAGTTCGCGGAGCCGCGTCTCCAGCGTCGAGAAGTCGTAGGTGGTCGTCTCGAAGATGTCGTCGTCGGGCCAAAACCGGATGGTCGTGCCCGTCTCCTCGCCGTCTTCCATCGGCCGAATCTCTTCGAGGTCGTCCTGTGGCTCACCGTGGTCGAAGTCGTGGCGGTAGACGTAGCCGTCGCGTTTCACCTCGACTTCGAGCCACTTCGAGAGCGCGTTGACGACGCTGACGCCGACGCCGTGGAGGCCGCCCGACACCTGATACGACTTGTTGTCGAACTTCCCGCCAGCGTGGAGGACGGTCATGATGACTTCGAGGGCGGGGCGGTCGTACTCGCTGTGGGTGTCGATCGGAATCCCTCGACCGTCGTCGCTGACGGAGACGGAGCCGTCCTCGTGGAGGGTCACCTCGATGGTGTCACAGTGACCGGCCAACGCCTCGTCGATGGAGTTGTCGACGACCTCGTAGACGAGATGGTGGAGCCCGCGGTCGTCCGTCGACCCGATGTACATCGCGGGTCGTTTCTGGACCGCCTCGAGGCCTTCGAGGACCTGAATCTGGTCGGCTCCGTAGTTTGCTTCCTTAGACATACACGTAGTTGGCATACGTACGTGCGCCCCTCGTATAAGTCCACTCGTGCGCGCGTCACCCGCGCGCGCTCGTGAGTCCCCGATGGTACTCAGCCTCGTGTTGGCGTCTGCCAACTGCTTTACTTTCACCAAGCTACCGCGACTGTTTTTACCCCCGACGGGCAAGGTCGGACAATGACTGCAAAGCAATCCACGCTCGACACCGGCGGGGGCGAGACCGTCGCCGACGAGCTGGCAGAGTCACAGCGGGCCATCTCCATCGCCGAGTTCTTCGAGAAGAACAAGCAGATGCTCGGCTTCGACTCCGGCGGGAAGGCGCTCGTCACCGCCGTCAAGGAGGCGGTCGACAACGCGCTCGACGCCACCGAGGAAGCGGGCATTTTGCCGGATATCTACGTCTCCATCGAGGAGGCCGGCGACTACTACCGGGTCGTCATCGAGGACAACGGACCCGGCATCACGAAAGAGCAGATTCCGAAGGTGTTCGGGAAGCTGCTGTACGGGAGTCGGTTCCACGCCCGCGAGCAGAGCCGCGGCCAGCAGGGCATCGGGATTTCGGCCGCGGTGCTCTACTCGCAGCTCACCTCCGGGAAACCCGCGCGCATCACCTCGAAGACCGGCTCACAGCAGACGGCCCAGCAGTTCGAGTTGACCATCGACACCGACTCGAACGAGCCGGACGTGGACCTCGCGGAGGAGACGACGTGGGAACGCCCCCACGGCACCCGCATCGAGTTGGAGATGGAGGCGAACATGCGCGCTCGCACCCAGCTCCACGACTACATGAAGTACACCGCGGTCGTCAACCCCCACGCACGATTGGAGTTCACGGAGCCGAAAGCCCACGAGAAGTACGAGCGCGCGACCGACCAGCTACCGGCCGAGACGAAGGAGATCCGCCCACACCCACACGGCGTCGAACTCGGCACGCTCCTGAAGATGCTCGCCGCGACGGAGTCGTACTCGCTGTCGGGGTTCATGCAGGAGGAGTTCACCCGCGTCGGCACGAAGACGGCAACCTCGGTGCTTGACGCGTTCCGCGACCGTCACTTCGGGCGCGAGATGACGTGGCGACCGCCGGCCGCGACCGAGGAGGCCGACATCGCCGCCGAAGTCCGGGAAGCCACCTCGAACAAGGGGGCCGAGGCGACGGAGGCGTTCGCGACCACCATCGCAGAGACGATACGCGAGCGCGAGCGCATCGCCCACAGCGAAATCGTCTCCATCGTCGCCGACGCCGCCGACGAGACCGGAGAGACGTTCGGGAAGACGTTCGGCGAGGCCGTCCGAGAAAACGCCGTCGCGGCCGCGTGGTACGCCTGCACCCGCGAGCGCACGGCGAATCTCTACCCCATCGTCGACGAGGCGACGACGAAGCGAAAAGACGACGCCGCAGTCGAGGGGTTAGCCCGCCGGCTCGGCGAGAAGTTCACCGAGAGCGACGACACGCGCGACCGGGCGTCGTTCGACACGTTGACGGCGTACGTCGACCGCGCCGCCGACATGACCGAGGAGCACGACGACGAGACGTTCGGCGAGACCGCCCGCGAGAACATCGCCGAGGCCGTCTGGCAGGTGATGGTGACCGTCCCCGACGACCCGCCGAAGGTGTCCGCCGTCGTCGAGGACCGCGACACCGCGGCGCAGTTTCTCGAAGCCATGCGCGAGACCGACATCCTCTCGCCGCCGACGGACTGTCTGGCCCCGATCACGGCGGAGTTGGTCGAGCAGGGCCTCCGCAAGGAGTACGACGCCGACTTCTACGCCGCGGCCACCCGCGACGCCGAGGTGCACCGCGGCGACCCGTTCGTCGTCGAGGCCGGCATCGCCTACGGCGGTGACATCCCCGCCGAGGGGAACGCCGAGGTGCTCCGGTTCGCGAACCGCGTCCCGCTCGTCTACCGGCTGGGCGCGTGTTCCACGACGGGCGTCGTGAAGCGAATCAACTGGCGCAACTACGGGCTGGACCAGCCCGGCGGCTCCGGGATGCCGAACGGCCCGGCGGTCATCATGATTCACGTCGCCTCGACGAACGTCCCGTTCACGAGCGAGTCGAAGGACGCCGTCGCGAACGTCCCCGAAATCGAGGACGAAATCGAGCTCGCGCTCCGGGAGGCCGCACGGGAGCTGAAATCGCACCTGAACGAGCAGCGCAGCCTCGAAAAACGCCGGCGCAAACAGAACGTGCTCGTCGACATCCTCCCGGAGATGGCCCAGAAGCTCTCCGAGGTGACGGGTCGCGAGTCGCTGAACATCGACGACTCGCTGGCGCGCATCATGAACAACGTGCTCGTCGAGCGGACGGTCGAGGACGAAGCGGTGGAGTTGACGGTCCAGAACCACGGCAGTTCGGGCGCGGCCTTCGAACTCACGGATATCGTGAGCGAGGACCCCGGCGACGTGGACGGCGCGACGGTCGTGGAGATGGACGGCGAGTGGTTCGTGAAGTGGTCGGTCGACGTGGGGGGCGGCGAGGGAGCGACGATTACGTACGAGGTGAGCGACGACGCCGCGTTCGATATCTCTATCGACGGCGTCGAGACGGAGAAAATCACGGTGAACGCATAACATGAGCGAAGTTGACCCAGATATCCAAGACGAGAAGGCGCGGAAACGACTGATAGAGCTCGCCGAGAAGTTCTACGACCAGTTCGAGGGCGGCGACGTCCCCTCGATGGAGATTCCGACCCGGACGAAGACGAACATCGTCTTCGACGAGGAGTCGGGCGTGTGGGTGCTCGGTGACCGCACCTCCACCCGCTCCGCGAACTCGGTTCGGGGCGCGAAGAAGCTGCTCAAGTCCATCTACACGACGGAGTTCCTCGAGCGGCAGTTGGAGGAGAATCGCTCCTCGACGCTGCGTGAACTCTACTATCTGAGCGAGTCGTGGGACAACGAACACGCGCAGTTCGACAACCAAGACGAGTCGAACCAGCTCATCGAGGACCTCGAACTCGTCTCGGGCGTGACCCGCGAGGATTTCCACATGCGTCCGGAGGAGTCGGGCGCGAAGGTGATGGGGCCGCTCCACATCCGCGAGCAGACCAATCGCGGCGACCGCGACATCCACTGTCAGGACGACGTGGGACAGGGCGGCTACCAGATTCCGAACAACCCCGACACCATCGAGTTCCTCGGCTGCGACGCGGAGTTCATCCTCTGTGTCGAGACGGGTGGCATGCGCGACCGCCTCGTCGAGAACGGCTTCGACGACGACTACGACTGTCTGGTCGTCCACCTCGGCGGCCAGCCGGCCCGGGCGACCCGCCGGCTGACCAAGCGCCTCCACGACGAACTCGACCTGCCGGTGGCGGTGTTCACTGACGGCGACCCGTGGTCGTACCGCATCTACGGCTCCGTCGCCTACGGCTCCATCAAGTCGGCCCACCTCTCGGAGTATCTCGCCACCCCCGAGGCACAGTTCGTCGGCATCCGCCCGCAGGACATCACGGAGTACGACCTGCCGTCTGACCCGCTCGCGGATTCGGATACGAACGCCCTCGAATCCGAACTGGAGGACCCGCGCTTCCAGACGGACTTTTGGGAGGAGCAGATTCAACACCAACTCGACATCGGGAAGAAGTCCGAACAGCAGGCGCTCGCAGCGCGTGGCTTGGACTTCGTGACCGACGAGTATCTGCCCACGCGACTGGACGAGATGGGAATCCTGTAACGGGGGTTCTTGTTTTTCATGTTTGGTATGGATTTGACACCACTGCGCTGTCTCGGCTGACTCCGACAGCACCGCTCTGATTGCTGGAGACCGCGCTGTTCACGCTGACTTCGATAGCACCGTGACCGTTCTCGTTGCTTGGCCTCGGGACCAGCACCGCGACCGCGCCAACCCTCCCCCGGACCGCACACGCGCCACGGGCGCGGTACGGTAGGCCACCGCCACCGTTGCTTGTGCGGTCGGCGTGAGCCGGCACGCCTTGTGCGCGCCGTCGTCGCGAGGGATGAGTGAGCACCGCGAACGAATCGGTTGGGGAGGCTCGTGGACGGTGCTGTCGGGGGGACTGAAATGGGCGGGTGTGTCGCGCGCGTTTGGTCGGTTTCCGTGACCACTATCGGGAGCGAACGCAGTGAGCGACCGATATGTCACGGAGACAGCGGGAGAGCGACGCTCTCCCGGGCAGCCGGCGGTGCAACCGCCGGCACGACCGCGACACGCCCGGGGCTTTCAGACTGTTCGAGTCGCCGACGTAGCCAAATTCACTGAGCGACACGGCCGGAGCTTTCGGGCTGACAGTACTGGGGGAGCAGTCAGATGCATCGAAAGCAGAACCAAGCGAGACAATCCCGTAGTTTTTCAGCCGCACACACCGAACGACGGGCGAATGACAGACGCCTTCCTGCCGTTTGACGAACTGCTCGAAACGGTCGAGCAGCGCCGGTTCGACCGTCCGCCCGCCGTCGTCGCGAACGCGCACGTCACCGGCCTGGGCGTGGCGCGTGCGCTCGCGACCCACGACGTTCCCGTCATCGCCCTCGACCGCTCGGGCGACGGCGTCGCCCCGCGCTCGGATGCGGTCACCCTCGCCGGCGAGGTGACCTACCCGCTCGACGACAGCGACGGCTTCCGCGAGGACGTAGAACGGCTGGCCGACGCGCTCGACCACGACCCCGTCGCCTTTGGCTGCATGGACGAGTGGGCGCTCGCGTTCGCACAGGAGGAGCCGGCAGGGGTTCGACTCCCCTTCGCCGACTACGAGGTCATCGACGGCGTGCTCGACAAGTACGCGCTGTACGAGCGCGCCGAGCGGCTGGACGTGCCGTACCCGGAGACGCACTTCCTCGAAGAAACGGACCCGGCCGAGGCCACCGCCGCGTTGGAATTCCCGTTCGTCGTGAAGCCCGCGCGCAAGCGCCGGTTCGAGGAGGCCATCGGGACGAACGTGCTCGAAGTCGCCGACGAAGCCGAGTTCATGGATATCGTCGAACTCGCCGACGAAGAGGAGATGCGCATCATGGCACAGGAGAAGGTCGACAAGGCGACCGGCCAAGACCGCTCGTTCGCGTCGTACGTGCGCCCGGACAACGGCGACACGCTCGGGGTCGTCGGCAACGCGCGGGTCCGGTATCCGACCGGCTACGGCACCTCGTGTGTCGTGGACAGAGTGGACGAGCCGGTCATCGAGGAGCGCGCGACGACGATGCTCGACGACGCCGACTACTACGGAATCTCCGAGTCGGAGTTCGTCTACGACACGGACCGCGAGGAGTACGTCCTGCTGGATATCAACACCCGGCCGTGGAAGTGGATCGGAATGCCCGTCGCGGCGGGGGCGAATCTTCCGATGGCGGCGTACGCGGACGCCGTCGGCACGGAGACGGTCCACACCGGTCCGCTCGACACCCGGTGGGTGTATCTCCCCGACTACCTCCGGCTCAACTTCGAGGATCCGACCTTCGAGGACGTGCTCGCGCCCCGGGAGTGGGAGACGCTGCTGTCGGGGGCGTTCCACTCCGGACAGGGGTTGACGACGGGCGTGTATCTCCCATCGGACCCCGGACCGGCGTACGCACTCCTCGAAACGGAGTTCGCCGAACGCGAGTACTACTGCGCCTGCTGATTGTCGCGACCGTGGGCCATTAGCCAACGGCGGGCAGAGTGGGGATATGCAGCTGAATCTCTTCACGATGAACGCGGTGACACACGTGTCGCCGGGGCTGTGGCGGCGGCCCGGCGACCGCGCGGCCGACTACACCGACCGCGACTACTGGACCGACGTGGCCCGCACCGCCGAGCGTGGCGGCTTCGACGCCGTCTTCTTCGCCGACGTGCGCGGCATCTACGACGTGTTCGACGGCGCACGCGAACCGGCTATCCGGCGGGCCGTCCAGACCCCCTCGAACGACCCGCGCTTCCTGATTCCGGCGATGGCCGAGGTGACAGATGACCTCGGTTTCGCGGTCACGCGCTCGACGACGTACAATCAGCCGTACGAACTCGCGCGGGAGTTCTCCACGCTCGACCACCTCACCGACGGCCGCGTCGCGTTCAACATCGTCACCTCGTATCTCGACTCGGCGGCGCGCAACCTCGGCGTCGGCGAGCGACTCGACCACGACGACCGCTACGACCGCGCCGACGAGTTCATGGACGTGTGTTACGCGCTGTGGGAGGAGTCGTGGGACGACGACGCCGTCGTGCGCGACCCCGACACGGACACCTACACGAATCCGGAGGGCGTCCACACCATCGACCACGACGGCGAGTGGTTCACCGTCGAGGGACCACACGGCTGTGAGCCGTCGCCACAGCGCACGCCGTTCCTCTATCAGGCCGGCGCGTCCGACCGCGGCCGCGAGTTCGCCGCCGGCAACGCCGAGGCCGTCTTCTGCTCGTATCCGACGAAGGCCGGCGTGCGCGACTACGTCGAGGACATGCGCGACCGCGCCGAGAGCCACGGCCGCGACCCCGACGCAATCGGCTTCTATCCGGGTATCGTCACCATCGTCGGCGAGACGGAGGAGTTGGCCGAGGCGAAGTACGACCACTACCGCGACATGATTGACGTGGAGGCGGTGTTGGCCCTGCTCTCTGGATTCATGGACATGGACCTCTCCGCACTCGACCCCGACCAGCGGGTCGAACACATCGAGACGGAGGCGATGCAGGGGGCGGTCAACGCCTTCACGAAGGCCGACCCCGACCGCGACTGGACCGTCGCGGAGATGGCTCGCTTCGCCGGCCTCGGCTCCACCTCACCCGTCGTCGTTGGCACGCCGGAACAGGTGGCCGACGAACTCGAAGCGTGGTACCGCGAACTCCCGATTGCTGGCTTCAACGTGAAGGAGGTCGCCCGGCCCGACTCCGTCGAGGACTTCGTCTCCTTCGTCGTCCCCGAGCTCCGCGAGCGGGGCCTGCTCGACGCCTCGGAGGGGGACACCCTCCGCGAGCGCGTCACGAACGGCGGTCCACGGCTCCCCGACGACCACCCGGCCCGTCGCTGACGGGCGGTTTCAGCCGGCGAGAACGCGAACACCCATTTATATCGCTGTTCACGCTACGGCCAGCTATGTCTCCCCAGCG
This portion of the Halosegnis longus genome encodes:
- a CDS encoding carboxylate--amine ligase → MTDAFLPFDELLETVEQRRFDRPPAVVANAHVTGLGVARALATHDVPVIALDRSGDGVAPRSDAVTLAGEVTYPLDDSDGFREDVERLADALDHDPVAFGCMDEWALAFAQEEPAGVRLPFADYEVIDGVLDKYALYERAERLDVPYPETHFLEETDPAEATAALEFPFVVKPARKRRFEEAIGTNVLEVADEAEFMDIVELADEEEMRIMAQEKVDKATGQDRSFASYVRPDNGDTLGVVGNARVRYPTGYGTSCVVDRVDEPVIEERATTMLDDADYYGISESEFVYDTDREEYVLLDINTRPWKWIGMPVAAGANLPMAAYADAVGTETVHTGPLDTRWVYLPDYLRLNFEDPTFEDVLAPREWETLLSGAFHSGQGLTTGVYLPSDPGPAYALLETEFAEREYYCAC
- a CDS encoding DNA topoisomerase VI subunit B, yielding MTAKQSTLDTGGGETVADELAESQRAISIAEFFEKNKQMLGFDSGGKALVTAVKEAVDNALDATEEAGILPDIYVSIEEAGDYYRVVIEDNGPGITKEQIPKVFGKLLYGSRFHAREQSRGQQGIGISAAVLYSQLTSGKPARITSKTGSQQTAQQFELTIDTDSNEPDVDLAEETTWERPHGTRIELEMEANMRARTQLHDYMKYTAVVNPHARLEFTEPKAHEKYERATDQLPAETKEIRPHPHGVELGTLLKMLAATESYSLSGFMQEEFTRVGTKTATSVLDAFRDRHFGREMTWRPPAATEEADIAAEVREATSNKGAEATEAFATTIAETIRERERIAHSEIVSIVADAADETGETFGKTFGEAVRENAVAAAWYACTRERTANLYPIVDEATTKRKDDAAVEGLARRLGEKFTESDDTRDRASFDTLTAYVDRAADMTEEHDDETFGETARENIAEAVWQVMVTVPDDPPKVSAVVEDRDTAAQFLEAMRETDILSPPTDCLAPITAELVEQGLRKEYDADFYAAATRDAEVHRGDPFVVEAGIAYGGDIPAEGNAEVLRFANRVPLVYRLGACSTTGVVKRINWRNYGLDQPGGSGMPNGPAVIMIHVASTNVPFTSESKDAVANVPEIEDEIELALREAARELKSHLNEQRSLEKRRRKQNVLVDILPEMAQKLSEVTGRESLNIDDSLARIMNNVLVERTVEDEAVELTVQNHGSSGAAFELTDIVSEDPGDVDGATVVEMDGEWFVKWSVDVGGGEGATITYEVSDDAAFDISIDGVETEKITVNA
- a CDS encoding LLM class flavin-dependent oxidoreductase: MQLNLFTMNAVTHVSPGLWRRPGDRAADYTDRDYWTDVARTAERGGFDAVFFADVRGIYDVFDGAREPAIRRAVQTPSNDPRFLIPAMAEVTDDLGFAVTRSTTYNQPYELAREFSTLDHLTDGRVAFNIVTSYLDSAARNLGVGERLDHDDRYDRADEFMDVCYALWEESWDDDAVVRDPDTDTYTNPEGVHTIDHDGEWFTVEGPHGCEPSPQRTPFLYQAGASDRGREFAAGNAEAVFCSYPTKAGVRDYVEDMRDRAESHGRDPDAIGFYPGIVTIVGETEELAEAKYDHYRDMIDVEAVLALLSGFMDMDLSALDPDQRVEHIETEAMQGAVNAFTKADPDRDWTVAEMARFAGLGSTSPVVVGTPEQVADELEAWYRELPIAGFNVKEVARPDSVEDFVSFVVPELRERGLLDASEGDTLRERVTNGGPRLPDDHPARR
- a CDS encoding DNA topoisomerase IV subunit A; the encoded protein is MSEVDPDIQDEKARKRLIELAEKFYDQFEGGDVPSMEIPTRTKTNIVFDEESGVWVLGDRTSTRSANSVRGAKKLLKSIYTTEFLERQLEENRSSTLRELYYLSESWDNEHAQFDNQDESNQLIEDLELVSGVTREDFHMRPEESGAKVMGPLHIREQTNRGDRDIHCQDDVGQGGYQIPNNPDTIEFLGCDAEFILCVETGGMRDRLVENGFDDDYDCLVVHLGGQPARATRRLTKRLHDELDLPVAVFTDGDPWSYRIYGSVAYGSIKSAHLSEYLATPEAQFVGIRPQDITEYDLPSDPLADSDTNALESELEDPRFQTDFWEEQIQHQLDIGKKSEQQALAARGLDFVTDEYLPTRLDEMGIL